The genomic window AACGAGTGAAGAATCACTCAAAGCCATTGTCAACGATATTAATAATGCACAAAACACTATTGAAATGGTTTTCTATATCTGGCAACCGGGTGGTTTGGTTGATGGCGTCACGGAAGCCTTGCTGAATGCCGCAAAACGTGGTGTAAAATGTAGAATAATGGTGGATTCAGCAGGAAGTTGGCATTTCTTCCGGACAGATTATGCAGAGAAAATGCGTGCGGCAGGTATTCAATTTGTTGAATCTCTTAAAGTTAACCTGATGCGTTTTTTCTTGCGCCGCATGGATTTGCGTCAACATCGCAAAATAATTGTAATTGATAATTATATTTCTTACACCGGCAGCATGAACATGGTCGATCCTCGCTACTTCAAACAAGATGCAGGCGTTGGTGAATGGGTCGATATTTTTGTTCGTATGGAAGGACCGGTTAGTACCACTCTTGGTATTGTTTATGCTTTTGACTGGGAGATGGAAACGGGGCAACGTATTTTACCGCCGCCGCCAGATACGAATATTATGCCTTTTGAGCAGGCAAATGGTCACACTACCCAAATGATTGCATCAGGTCCGGGTTTCCCTGACGAGTTAATTCAACAATCATTGATGACAGCAATTTTTTCAGCTCGCAAGCAGTTAATAATGACAACGCCTTACTTTGTGCCGAGTGATGATTTATTGCATGCTATCTGCACCGCTGCTATGCGTGGCGTTGATGTTAGCATTGTCATGCCACGGCAAAACGACTCTTTCCTAGTCCGTTGGGCAAGTCGTTCGTTTTATACTGAATTACTTGAAGCGGGTGTGAAGATTTATCAATTTGAAGATGGTCTATTACATACTAAAAGCGTTTTAGTTGATGGCGAATTGAGTCTTGTGGGTTCTGTTAACTTAGATATGCGTAGCTTATGGCTAAACTTTGAAATTACCGTTGTCATTGACGATAAGAATTTTGGTAGTGACCTCACTATTGTCCAATATGATTATATTGCGCGTTCTACTCGCCTAGAACTTGATGAATGGGAGCAAAGGCCATTCTGGAATCGTATTGTTGAACGTCTTTGCTATTTCTTTAGCCCATTGTTGTAAGTTACGATAAATTTAGGCTGATAGCTTTTAGTGATAATTTTATGACTCATTTAAGTAATATC from Providencia sneebia DSM 19967 includes these protein-coding regions:
- the cls gene encoding cardiolipin synthase, translating into MATVYTLLSWFLFFFYWLVIAAITVRILVKRRPVTSAMTWLLIIYILPLVGIIAYIAFGELHLGKRRVDKAQQMWPSVATWLENLRHSKHIFASANSAVAEPLFQLCEKRQGIAGVKGNRIQLMTTSEESLKAIVNDINNAQNTIEMVFYIWQPGGLVDGVTEALLNAAKRGVKCRIMVDSAGSWHFFRTDYAEKMRAAGIQFVESLKVNLMRFFLRRMDLRQHRKIIVIDNYISYTGSMNMVDPRYFKQDAGVGEWVDIFVRMEGPVSTTLGIVYAFDWEMETGQRILPPPPDTNIMPFEQANGHTTQMIASGPGFPDELIQQSLMTAIFSARKQLIMTTPYFVPSDDLLHAICTAAMRGVDVSIVMPRQNDSFLVRWASRSFYTELLEAGVKIYQFEDGLLHTKSVLVDGELSLVGSVNLDMRSLWLNFEITVVIDDKNFGSDLTIVQYDYIARSTRLELDEWEQRPFWNRIVERLCYFFSPLL